In Nodosilinea sp. PGN35, the genomic stretch CCTCAAAATATGCCGTACTGGCCGAGCAGGGGGCGTTTTTGCTGGTGGTAATCCTCAAGATTGCCCTGGTGCTCAACCACGCCCCCGTCGCCACCTTCGCCGCAATCATTGCCCTCGAAGCGCTGTTCTACGCCCTGGGGCTGCTGCTGTTTTACAATCGCCAGGGGCAGCGGGTGAGTACCTGGCGCACCAGCCTCAAACGGGCGGGCTATCTGCTCAAAGAGTCGTACCCGCTGGTGCTGTCCTCAACGGCTTGCGTGCTGTACATCAGCATCGACCAGGTGATGCTGGGGCAGATGCTCAACAGTGCCGCCGTCGGCATCTACGCCAGTGCCGCCACCCTTTCCGAGGCGACCTCGTTTTTGCCGATCATTCTCTGCTCGTCGCTGTTTCCCGGCATTGTCAAAGCCCAGGGCCAGGGGGGCGGCTACCGTCGCCGGTTGCAGCGGCTCTACGACCTCAACACCCTGACCGCCTACGGCCTGGTTGCGGTGCTGATTCCCCTGTCGGGGGTGCTGATTTTGGGCCTCTACGGCCCCGCCTACCGGGCCGCCCTGCCCATTTTTGCCGTCCACATCTGGAGCACCCTGTTTGCCTTTCTCGGCATTGCCCAGAGCAAGTGGATTGTGGCCGAAGGGCTGCAAATCTACAATCTCTACTCCCGCCTGGCCGGGCTGGCCAGCAATATTCTGCTCAACCTGTGGCTGATCCCGACCTGGGGCGGCCTGGGCGCGGCGGTGGCCACGCTGATTTCCTACGCGGTAGGTGGCTACCTGTTTTTCTGGTGCCTGCCCCAAACTCGCCCCAACGCCCGCCTGATGACAAAGGCCCTGGCCCTACCGCTGCGCCTGCCCCAGCTGGTCTACCGCTGGTGGCTAAGCAATTCGCCGTCCAGATAAGCCCATGGTGCATCTAATACTAAATCCTGCTTGGCTACCCCCGATTCCCCAGGGCGAACACGTGGGTTCGCCCCTACAAGTTGGCCTTTTGGGAATCGGGGGTATGTGATTCGGATTTGGTATAAGCCACCCCTTCACCCCTTCACCCCTCCACCCCTCCACCCCTTCACCCCTCCACCCCTCCACCCCTCCACCCCATGCTCCCCATCCTCTTTGTCATCTTCCAAACCGGCAGCAATGCCAACGGCGGTGTTGAAAGCATCACCCAGATCATTGAGCACAGCCCGCAGCTGCGGCCCACCATCGTGACCCAAATCGCCACCCCGGTGAATGATCGCTGGGCTGAGGCGGGAGCCGAGGTGCAGGTGTGGCCCCTGCCCTACGCCATCGGCAGCGCCTTCAGTGGTGGATCCATCTGGCAACGCTGGCGGCGGCTGTGGTCGCTGGTGGCGACTAACCTGCGCATGTTTGGGCTGGTGCGCCGCAGCGGCTGCCGGGTGGTGCACCACAACGACCCCAGCGCGTTTTGGCACACGGCCCTGGGGGCCAAGCTGGCGGGGGCCAGGGTGGTGTTCAACATTCGCGATACCAAGCCTGCCGACGATCGCTACGGGCTGAAGTGGCAGCTGGCGGGGCGGCTGGGCGATCGCATTCTGGTGCTCTCTCAGGCCATGGGCCAGTCGATTTTGGCGCGGCTGGCGGCGGTGCAGTCCTCGCCTGAGAAGGTGCAGGCCATCTACAGCATTGTGGACCCGGCGCGGTTTTATCCGCTGGAAGCAGGGGCGCGATCGCAGCGGCGGCAGCAGTTGGGCATCGCCCCAGACACCCTGGCCCTGGGCTATGTGGCCACCTTTAACCCCAAAAAAGCCCAGCTGGCGTTGATTGAGCAGGCCGCGCCTGCCTTACAGCAGGCAATTCCCAACCTGCGGATCTACTTTATTGGCGACTGCGACGGGGCGCAAAACCCCTACGCA encodes the following:
- a CDS encoding flippase, with the protein product MLERVSKLYGGFDGELRQVLSNTSWLFVGRSTRLLVSLLVSTWVARYLKPEGFGSLQYALAFVSFFSPLSTVQMGPIVTRDLVRQPDQQGEILGTAVGVQVVGGLGAIALSILGMVVLAPDQPLAQLLVAIVALKYLFNSLQPIENWFEAQIASKYAVLAEQGAFLLVVILKIALVLNHAPVATFAAIIALEALFYALGLLLFYNRQGQRVSTWRTSLKRAGYLLKESYPLVLSSTACVLYISIDQVMLGQMLNSAAVGIYASAATLSEATSFLPIILCSSLFPGIVKAQGQGGGYRRRLQRLYDLNTLTAYGLVAVLIPLSGVLILGLYGPAYRAALPIFAVHIWSTLFAFLGIAQSKWIVAEGLQIYNLYSRLAGLASNILLNLWLIPTWGGLGAAVATLISYAVGGYLFFWCLPQTRPNARLMTKALALPLRLPQLVYRWWLSNSPSR
- a CDS encoding glycosyltransferase family 4 protein, translating into MLPILFVIFQTGSNANGGVESITQIIEHSPQLRPTIVTQIATPVNDRWAEAGAEVQVWPLPYAIGSAFSGGSIWQRWRRLWSLVATNLRMFGLVRRSGCRVVHHNDPSAFWHTALGAKLAGARVVFNIRDTKPADDRYGLKWQLAGRLGDRILVLSQAMGQSILARLAAVQSSPEKVQAIYSIVDPARFYPLEAGARSQRRQQLGIAPDTLALGYVATFNPKKAQLALIEQAAPALQQAIPNLRIYFIGDCDGAQNPYAQHCLEAAQRLGLTNLDFVGYTPAVADWYPALDLVALASRQEGLARCMIESLACGTPVVSFDVCSAAEILTGYDCGRVVAQGDYGGLVAAIAALACDRDLRRRLGQNGVQMARALFQPEAIAAQYAAVYRELAQPSLPRAIVDGCGSPSGLSRFLP